In one window of Dyella thiooxydans DNA:
- the ubiE gene encoding bifunctional demethylmenaquinone methyltransferase/2-methoxy-6-polyprenyl-1,4-benzoquinol methylase UbiE, producing the protein MNESPKPDPAPTTHFGFRDVPVGEKQKLVGQVFTSVARSYDLMNDLMSFGVHRLWKRHFVAISGIRRGDRVLDLAGGTGDIAALLRPVVGKDGEIVVGDINASMLQVGRDRMTDRGLVEGLRWSQLNAECLPFPDNSFDAVTMAFGLRNVTDKDKALADICRVLKPGGRALVLEFSRVQNEAFGKLYDFHSFNILPKLGKLFAGDADSYQYLAESIRKHPDQATLKGMMERAGFGKVEVRNLTNGIVAIHKGWKL; encoded by the coding sequence ATGAACGAGTCCCCCAAACCCGACCCGGCGCCGACCACGCATTTCGGCTTCCGCGACGTGCCCGTCGGCGAGAAGCAGAAGCTGGTCGGCCAGGTATTCACCTCGGTCGCGCGCAGCTACGACCTGATGAACGACCTGATGTCGTTCGGCGTCCACCGGCTGTGGAAACGCCATTTCGTGGCGATCAGCGGCATCCGCCGCGGTGACCGCGTGCTCGACCTGGCCGGCGGCACCGGTGACATCGCCGCGCTGCTGCGGCCGGTGGTCGGCAAGGATGGCGAGATCGTCGTCGGCGACATCAACGCATCGATGCTGCAGGTCGGCCGCGACCGGATGACCGACCGCGGCCTGGTCGAAGGCCTGCGCTGGAGCCAGCTCAACGCCGAGTGCCTGCCGTTCCCGGACAACAGCTTCGACGCGGTGACGATGGCGTTCGGCCTGCGCAACGTGACCGACAAGGACAAGGCGCTGGCCGACATCTGCCGCGTGCTCAAGCCCGGCGGCCGCGCGCTGGTGCTGGAGTTCTCGCGGGTGCAGAACGAGGCGTTCGGCAAGCTCTACGATTTCCATTCGTTCAACATCCTGCCGAAGCTCGGCAAGCTGTTCGCCGGTGATGCGGACAGCTACCAGTACCTGGCCGAGTCGATCCGCAAGCATCCGGACCAGGCCACGCTCAAGGGCATGATGGAGCGCGCCGGCTTCGGCAAGGTCGAGGTGCGCAACCTCACCAACGGTATCGTGGCGATCCACAAGGGCTGGAAACTCTAA
- a CDS encoding DUF2267 domain-containing protein has product MAWNMVEGVLHAFRRRLTVDQALRFADCLPPVVRALFLENWHPDSSPTPLGTPEEILAEVRSVRPKHNFSPPNAVEAVATALRACIKGEALERALSALPIGATDFWATS; this is encoded by the coding sequence ATGGCCTGGAACATGGTTGAAGGCGTACTCCACGCCTTTCGGCGTCGCCTCACTGTGGATCAGGCTCTACGCTTTGCCGATTGCCTCCCGCCCGTGGTTCGAGCCTTGTTTCTCGAGAACTGGCACCCGGACTCCAGCCCTACGCCTTTGGGCACTCCAGAGGAGATCCTTGCGGAAGTCCGGAGCGTGAGGCCCAAGCACAACTTCTCGCCGCCAAACGCTGTTGAGGCTGTGGCAACGGCGCTTCGGGCATGCATAAAGGGGGAGGCACTTGAACGGGCCCTCTCTGCCCTACCTATCGGCGCAACGGACTTCTGGGCGACTTCTTGA
- a CDS encoding glutathione S-transferase family protein, whose product MITLHIANKNYSSWSLRPWVLLHELGVPFEERMHPFAPGSNWEAFRAFSPNGRVPCLRDGDTVVWDSLAIVEYLAEHHPAWPQDAAARTWARCATAEMHSGFGALRQQCSMSCGLRIRLHEVGPQLAADVARIDELWREGLRRFGGPFLAGDRFTAVDAFYAPVAFRVQTYGLSLSPEASGWVERMLALPSMRRWYDEALAETWRDTPHDVESAEVGTITADLRAR is encoded by the coding sequence ATGATCACCCTGCACATCGCCAACAAGAACTACTCGTCGTGGTCGCTGAGGCCGTGGGTGCTGCTGCACGAGCTGGGCGTGCCGTTCGAGGAACGGATGCACCCGTTCGCGCCCGGTTCCAACTGGGAGGCCTTCCGCGCGTTTTCGCCGAACGGCCGCGTGCCCTGCCTGCGCGACGGCGACACCGTGGTGTGGGACTCGCTGGCCATCGTCGAGTACCTCGCCGAGCACCATCCGGCCTGGCCGCAGGACGCCGCCGCGCGTACCTGGGCGCGCTGCGCCACGGCGGAGATGCACTCGGGCTTCGGCGCGCTGCGCCAGCAGTGTTCGATGAGCTGCGGCCTGCGTATCCGCCTGCACGAAGTCGGCCCGCAGCTGGCCGCCGACGTGGCACGCATCGACGAGCTGTGGCGCGAAGGCCTGCGCCGTTTCGGCGGCCCGTTCCTGGCCGGCGACCGCTTCACCGCGGTGGATGCCTTCTACGCGCCGGTGGCGTTCCGCGTGCAGACCTACGGACTGTCGCTCTCGCCCGAGGCGAGCGGCTGGGTCGAGCGCATGCTCGCATTGCCGTCGATGCGCCGCTGGTACGACGAGGCGCTGGCCGAAACCTGGCGCGACACGCCGCACGACGTGGAGTCGGCCGAGGTCGGCACGATCACCGCGGACCTGCGCGCCCGCTGA
- a CDS encoding metal-dependent hydrolase family protein has translation MTVRPVAIALAAALALPAARADAPAAPASKGRIAMVTCGHAIDTAAGKLLGETTVIVEDGVIREVRPGAVDLKTMGDQAQAVGKAFEAHVLPTSTCLPGLIDAHTHLTDETSPTGYSDQFRWNIADYAVRSTVYAKRTLMAGFTTVRNVGDQQNDSVALRNAINAGVLPGPRIYTAGVPIGSTGGHADPTDGYRSDLAGNPGPKDGIINSPEDAWRAVRQHYKDGDDLIKIMPSGGVLDESASADNPQMTLEEIKAVVAAAHDYGFTVAAHAHGAEAIRRAVLGGVDSIEHGTFMNEADMKLMKEHGTWYVPTIIAGKYVEQMAAIHGYYPDQVAAKAKQVGPIIQATAGKAYRAGVKIAFGTDAAVYPHGQNAKEFKYMVDAGMPPMYVLQAATTHDAELLHQARRLGQLAPGFVGDVVAVPGNPLEDITLMQKVGFVMKDGVVYKEDGKPVL, from the coding sequence ATGACCGTCCGTCCCGTCGCGATCGCCCTTGCCGCCGCGCTGGCCCTGCCCGCGGCCCGGGCCGATGCTCCCGCCGCCCCGGCAAGCAAGGGCCGCATCGCCATGGTGACCTGCGGCCACGCCATCGACACCGCCGCCGGCAAGCTGCTGGGCGAAACCACGGTGATCGTCGAGGACGGCGTGATCCGCGAGGTGCGCCCCGGTGCGGTCGACCTGAAGACGATGGGCGACCAGGCGCAGGCCGTCGGCAAGGCGTTCGAGGCGCACGTGTTGCCGACCTCCACCTGCCTGCCCGGCCTGATCGACGCGCATACCCACCTGACCGACGAAACCAGTCCTACCGGCTACTCCGACCAGTTCCGCTGGAACATCGCCGACTACGCGGTGCGCTCCACCGTGTACGCGAAGCGCACCCTGATGGCCGGCTTCACCACTGTGCGCAACGTCGGCGACCAGCAGAACGACTCGGTCGCCCTGCGCAACGCGATCAACGCCGGCGTGCTGCCCGGCCCGCGCATCTACACCGCCGGCGTGCCGATCGGCTCGACCGGCGGCCACGCCGATCCGACCGACGGCTACCGCAGCGACCTGGCCGGCAATCCCGGTCCGAAGGACGGCATCATCAACAGCCCCGAGGACGCCTGGAGGGCGGTGCGCCAGCACTACAAGGACGGCGACGACCTGATCAAGATCATGCCCTCCGGCGGCGTGCTGGACGAAAGCGCCAGCGCCGACAACCCGCAGATGACGCTGGAGGAGATCAAGGCCGTGGTGGCCGCCGCGCACGACTACGGCTTCACCGTGGCCGCGCACGCCCACGGCGCCGAGGCGATCCGCCGTGCGGTGCTCGGCGGGGTCGATTCGATCGAGCACGGCACCTTCATGAACGAGGCGGACATGAAGCTGATGAAGGAGCACGGCACCTGGTACGTGCCCACCATCATCGCCGGCAAGTACGTCGAGCAGATGGCCGCCATCCACGGCTACTACCCGGACCAGGTGGCGGCCAAGGCGAAGCAGGTCGGCCCGATCATCCAGGCCACCGCCGGCAAGGCCTACCGGGCCGGGGTGAAGATCGCCTTCGGCACCGACGCGGCGGTCTACCCGCACGGGCAGAACGCGAAGGAGTTCAAGTACATGGTGGACGCCGGCATGCCGCCGATGTACGTGCTGCAGGCCGCCACCACCCACGATGCCGAACTGCTGCACCAGGCCAGGCGGCTGGGCCAGCTGGCACCGGGCTTCGTCGGCGACGTGGTCGCCGTGCCGGGCAACCCGCTGGAGGACATCACCCTCATGCAGAAGGTCGGCTTCGTGATGAAGGACGGAGTGGTCTACAAGGAGGACGGCAAGCCGGTTCTCTGA
- the pip gene encoding prolyl aminopeptidase — MRALYPEITPYATEHLPVDALHTLYVEQCGNPEGLPVIFLHGGPGAGLSDYHRRFFDPARYRIVLFDQRGAGRSTPFAELTDNTTWHAVADIEAIREHLGIERWVVFGGSWGSTLALAYAQTHPERALALVLRGIFLGRDEELRWFNEMDGGSRQIFPERWARFVALIPEAERDSMLEAYWRRLTSPDEAIRLAAAHAWSAWEGGGTTLVHDPDGGGDFDDPHRAVSLALMEAHFFRHRIFLEPDQLLRDVDRIRHVPATIVHGRYDIICPMKSAWDLSQAWPEAELRVVLAGHSATDPAIVDALVTTTDALADRYA, encoded by the coding sequence ATGCGCGCGCTGTACCCCGAGATCACCCCGTATGCCACCGAGCACCTGCCGGTGGATGCCCTGCACACGCTCTACGTGGAACAGTGCGGCAACCCCGAGGGGCTGCCGGTGATCTTCCTGCACGGCGGACCGGGCGCGGGACTGTCGGACTACCACCGCCGCTTCTTCGACCCGGCGCGCTACCGCATCGTGCTGTTCGACCAGCGTGGCGCCGGCCGGTCCACGCCGTTCGCCGAACTCACCGACAACACCACCTGGCATGCGGTGGCCGACATCGAGGCGATCCGCGAGCACCTGGGCATCGAGCGCTGGGTGGTGTTCGGCGGCTCGTGGGGCTCCACCCTGGCGCTGGCCTACGCGCAGACCCACCCGGAACGCGCGCTGGCGCTGGTGCTGCGCGGCATCTTCCTCGGCCGCGACGAGGAGCTGCGCTGGTTCAACGAAATGGATGGCGGCTCGCGGCAGATATTCCCCGAGCGCTGGGCGCGCTTCGTCGCGCTCATTCCCGAAGCCGAGCGCGACTCCATGCTCGAGGCCTACTGGCGCCGGCTCACCAGCCCGGACGAAGCCATCCGGCTGGCCGCGGCGCACGCCTGGAGTGCCTGGGAAGGCGGCGGCACCACCCTCGTGCACGACCCGGACGGCGGCGGCGACTTCGACGACCCGCATCGCGCCGTCAGCCTGGCGTTGATGGAGGCGCACTTCTTCCGCCATCGCATCTTCCTGGAACCGGACCAGTTGCTGCGCGACGTCGACCGCATCCGGCATGTCCCCGCCACCATCGTGCACGGACGCTACGACATCATCTGCCCGATGAAGAGTGCCTGGGACCTCAGCCAGGCCTGGCCCGAAGCGGAGCTGCGCGTGGTGCTCGCCGGCCACAGCGCGACCGACCCGGCAATCGTCGACGCGCTGGTCACCACCACCGACGCGCTGGCCGACCGCTACGCCTGA
- the plsB gene encoding glycerol-3-phosphate 1-O-acyltransferase PlsB, whose protein sequence is MTSSMDTPPKSRAPWWFNLLGHLLEPWVKLRRDPAEPAALLQAGVPVCYVIERDGISDALILERACREAGLPSPMQPLPGTRRRRSVLALGRSDGLVLGKNRQRSPKDALGQLTRALEGDPGRDVQIVPVSIYVGRAPSRDSGWFRVLFSENWVVVGHFRRLLALLLNGRDTVVQFSDPVSLREALADAGEIPPERFARKIARVLRVHFRRIRAAVIGPDLSHRRTVVDAVLNAEPVRAAITATASKEKISYAKAWRRAQKLMLEIAADYSHPVVRSASFVLSNFWNKLYDGIAMHHFDKARAAAPGFEVVYVPSHRSHADYLLLSYQLHASGVVVPHIAAGVNLNLPVIGPILRRGGAFFLRRSFKGNAMYSVIFNEYMAQLIDRGVPIEYFIEGGRSRTGRLLAPRAGLLAMTVRAFLRAPRRPVLFQPVYIGYEKLMEGKSYAGELSGKPKEKESLIGLIKGLKVLRQRYGHVALNFGEPIELTPMLDAASAQWRAVGGDPDAKPEWLGSVVDRLAEQIQVNINRAADVNPINLLALALLATPKHAMAEADLLTQLELSKALIEELPYSDRVTLTPMDPAGIIAYGEQMGWIRRVSHSLGDVLVADDEQAVLLSYFRNNVLHLTATAAWVACCFLNNRRMSRGSVLRLGKIIYPFIQGELFLPWDTEGFGQQMQATIDFFLRRGLLEASGEGRVLERGPGQEDAAFQLKVIARSLTQAFERYYITLAALAKNGPHTMTAAELENACTLTAQRLSLLSEQAAPEFFDKALFRGFIQKLRERRIVWTDEAGKLDYDRALEEMVRDARVILAREVRHSILKITPGGEDKAEHDAETAALPPADATPPDASPADLHARHVETAHRQHVHEPVAAEAAADAPPEGKSDQ, encoded by the coding sequence ATGACCTCTTCGATGGACACGCCCCCCAAGAGCCGCGCGCCGTGGTGGTTCAACCTGCTCGGCCACCTGCTCGAGCCGTGGGTGAAACTGCGTCGCGACCCGGCCGAGCCCGCCGCCCTGCTCCAGGCCGGCGTGCCGGTGTGCTACGTGATCGAGCGCGACGGCATCTCCGACGCGCTGATCCTGGAACGCGCCTGCCGCGAGGCCGGCCTGCCCTCGCCGATGCAGCCGCTGCCGGGCACCCGCCGGCGGCGCTCGGTGCTGGCGCTGGGGCGCAGCGACGGCCTGGTGCTGGGCAAGAACCGCCAGCGCTCGCCGAAGGATGCGCTGGGCCAGCTCACCCGCGCGCTGGAAGGCGACCCCGGGCGCGACGTGCAGATCGTCCCGGTGTCGATCTATGTGGGCCGTGCGCCGAGCCGCGACAGCGGATGGTTCCGCGTGCTGTTCTCCGAGAACTGGGTGGTGGTCGGCCACTTCCGTCGCCTGCTGGCGCTGCTGCTGAACGGCCGCGACACCGTGGTGCAGTTCTCCGATCCGGTGTCGCTGCGCGAGGCGCTGGCCGATGCCGGCGAGATCCCGCCGGAACGCTTCGCCCGCAAGATCGCCCGCGTGCTGCGCGTGCATTTCCGCCGCATCCGCGCCGCGGTGATCGGCCCCGATCTTTCGCACCGCCGTACCGTGGTCGACGCCGTGCTCAACGCCGAGCCGGTGCGTGCCGCGATCACCGCCACCGCCAGCAAGGAGAAGATCTCCTATGCCAAGGCCTGGCGCCGCGCGCAGAAGCTCATGCTGGAGATCGCCGCGGACTACTCGCATCCGGTGGTGCGCTCGGCCTCGTTCGTGCTGTCGAACTTCTGGAACAAGCTGTACGACGGCATCGCCATGCACCACTTCGACAAGGCCCGCGCCGCCGCGCCCGGCTTCGAAGTGGTGTACGTGCCCAGCCACCGCAGCCACGCCGACTACCTGCTGCTGTCCTACCAGCTGCATGCCTCCGGCGTGGTGGTGCCGCACATCGCCGCCGGCGTGAACCTCAACCTGCCGGTGATCGGCCCGATCCTGCGCCGCGGCGGCGCGTTCTTCCTGCGCCGCAGTTTCAAGGGCAATGCGATGTACTCGGTGATCTTCAACGAGTACATGGCCCAGCTGATCGACCGCGGCGTACCGATCGAATACTTCATCGAGGGCGGCCGCTCGCGCACCGGCCGGCTGCTGGCGCCGCGCGCCGGCCTGCTGGCGATGACGGTGCGGGCGTTCCTGCGCGCGCCGCGCCGCCCGGTGCTGTTCCAGCCGGTGTACATCGGCTACGAGAAACTGATGGAGGGCAAGTCGTACGCGGGGGAGCTGTCCGGCAAGCCGAAGGAGAAGGAATCGCTGATCGGCCTGATCAAGGGCCTGAAGGTGCTGCGCCAGCGCTACGGCCACGTGGCGCTGAACTTCGGCGAGCCGATCGAACTGACCCCGATGCTCGACGCGGCCAGCGCGCAGTGGCGCGCCGTCGGCGGCGATCCGGACGCCAAGCCGGAATGGCTGGGCAGCGTGGTCGACCGGCTGGCCGAGCAGATCCAGGTCAACATCAACCGCGCCGCGGACGTGAACCCGATCAACCTGCTGGCGCTGGCACTGCTGGCCACGCCCAAGCACGCCATGGCCGAGGCCGACCTGCTCACCCAGCTGGAGCTGAGCAAGGCGCTGATCGAGGAGCTGCCCTACTCCGACCGCGTCACGCTGACCCCGATGGACCCGGCGGGCATCATCGCCTACGGCGAACAGATGGGCTGGATCCGCCGCGTCAGCCACTCGCTCGGCGACGTGCTGGTGGCGGACGACGAGCAGGCGGTGCTGCTGTCCTACTTCCGCAACAACGTGCTGCACCTGACCGCCACCGCGGCCTGGGTCGCCTGTTGTTTCCTCAACAACCGGCGCATGTCGCGCGGCTCGGTGCTGCGGCTGGGCAAGATCATCTACCCGTTCATCCAGGGCGAGCTGTTCCTGCCGTGGGACACCGAGGGCTTCGGCCAGCAGATGCAGGCGACGATCGATTTCTTCCTGCGCCGCGGCCTGCTCGAGGCCAGCGGCGAAGGCCGCGTGCTCGAGCGCGGCCCGGGCCAGGAGGATGCGGCGTTCCAGCTCAAGGTGATCGCCCGCAGCCTGACCCAGGCGTTCGAGCGCTACTACATCACGCTGGCCGCGCTGGCCAAGAACGGGCCGCACACGATGACCGCGGCCGAACTGGAAAATGCCTGCACGCTCACCGCCCAGCGGCTGTCCCTGCTCAGCGAGCAGGCCGCGCCGGAGTTCTTCGACAAGGCGCTGTTCCGCGGCTTCATCCAGAAGCTGCGCGAGCGCAGGATCGTGTGGACCGACGAGGCCGGCAAGCTCGATTACGACCGCGCACTGGAAGAAATGGTGCGCGACGCGCGGGTGATCCTGGCCCGCGAAGTGCGCCACTCGATCCTCAAGATCACCCCGGGCGGCGAAGACAAGGCCGAGCACGACGCCGAGACCGCGGCGCTGCCGCCGGCCGATGCCACGCCGCCGGACGCCTCGCCGGCCGACCTGCACGCCCGCCACGTGGAAACGGCCCATCGCCAGCACGTGCACGAGCCGGTCGCCGCCGAGGCGGCGGCCGACGCCCCCCCCGAAGGCAAGTCCGACCAATAG
- a CDS encoding DMT family transporter, protein MASPERLDARALALVGVALLTWSSAYAAIAYALAAFTPGEVALARLAIASLCFGLFLTVRRVPLPARREWPGLLVLGIIGFTVYHLALNHAETRIASGTASILISLVPAATAAVSALWMGERLPVRTLAGLGVALIGVVLVVLASGKQVRFEPMAALVLVSVLASAIYFVGVKPYFARSSALGVTAFGFFAGTLGALPFGIHLPQALAAAPWPAIASLLWLGVAPTFIGYIAWNVAIHRSSASQVSSFIYFSPPIAVLIGWFWLGERPGPLTLVGGVVTVAGVVLANTRRRALPPAPRDVAACEP, encoded by the coding sequence ATGGCTAGCCCCGAACGACTCGACGCCCGCGCCCTGGCGCTGGTCGGCGTCGCCCTGCTCACCTGGTCCTCGGCCTATGCGGCGATCGCCTACGCCCTGGCGGCCTTCACCCCCGGCGAGGTGGCGCTGGCGCGGCTGGCGATCGCCTCGCTGTGCTTTGGCCTGTTCCTCACCGTGCGCCGCGTGCCGCTGCCGGCGCGGCGCGAATGGCCGGGCCTGCTGGTGCTGGGGATCATCGGATTCACCGTTTACCACCTGGCGCTGAACCATGCGGAGACACGCATCGCCAGCGGCACCGCATCGATCCTGATCTCGCTGGTACCGGCAGCGACCGCCGCCGTGTCGGCACTGTGGATGGGCGAACGACTGCCGGTGCGTACGCTGGCGGGACTCGGCGTGGCGCTGATCGGCGTGGTGCTGGTAGTGCTGGCCAGCGGCAAGCAGGTGCGCTTCGAGCCGATGGCCGCGCTGGTTCTGGTGAGCGTGCTGGCCTCGGCGATCTACTTCGTCGGGGTGAAGCCGTACTTCGCGCGCAGCAGCGCGTTGGGCGTGACCGCGTTCGGCTTCTTCGCCGGCACGCTGGGCGCGCTGCCGTTCGGCATCCACCTGCCGCAGGCGCTGGCCGCCGCGCCGTGGCCGGCGATCGCGTCGTTGCTGTGGCTGGGCGTGGCACCGACCTTCATCGGCTACATCGCCTGGAACGTGGCGATCCACCGCAGTTCGGCCTCGCAGGTATCCAGCTTCATCTACTTCTCGCCGCCAATCGCGGTGCTGATCGGCTGGTTCTGGCTGGGCGAGCGGCCGGGGCCGCTGACCCTGGTCGGCGGCGTGGTCACCGTGGCCGGCGTGGTGCTGGCGAACACCCGGCGGCGGGCGCTGCCGCCGGCGCCGCGCGACGTGGCGGCGTGCGAGCCCTGA
- a CDS encoding Lrp/AsnC family transcriptional regulator: MDSKPDIDAKDWQLLEALQADARLGYAELGRLVHLSAPAVAERVKRLEEAGVIRGYRAVIDPRRLGYSIDAMVRLRCDGGVCKRIGEIVEDIPEVLDCRRLAGEDSALLHLVAMSIAHLETVLDRLLKIHPSISTTTLVVLQAPHVNRPITRSMWNAAAALPVD, encoded by the coding sequence GTGGATTCCAAACCCGATATCGATGCCAAGGACTGGCAACTGCTCGAGGCGCTGCAGGCCGATGCGCGTCTGGGCTATGCCGAGCTGGGCCGGCTGGTGCACCTGTCGGCGCCGGCGGTAGCCGAACGGGTGAAGCGGCTGGAAGAGGCCGGGGTGATCCGCGGCTACCGCGCCGTGATCGACCCCCGGCGACTGGGCTACAGCATCGACGCGATGGTGCGGCTGCGCTGCGATGGCGGCGTGTGCAAGCGCATCGGCGAGATCGTCGAGGACATCCCCGAGGTGCTCGACTGCCGGCGACTGGCCGGCGAGGACTCGGCGCTGCTGCACCTGGTGGCGATGTCGATCGCCCATCTGGAAACCGTGCTCGACCGCCTGCTGAAGATCCATCCCAGCATCAGCACCACCACCCTGGTGGTACTGCAGGCACCGCACGTGAACCGGCCGATCACCCGTTCGATGTGGAACGCTGCCGCCGCACTGCCGGTGGACTAG
- the acpA gene encoding acid phosphatase, with the protein MTSKPPRDDTPSRTPDAPRDPQRRRLLGGLAVAGAGLALGGEAARAAVAAAGAEGAAPLDDAAMDALLREHIDHVVVLYAENRSFNNLFAGFPGLAEPLEALPPERAVQMDRDGTPLKTLPPIWHGLVPHAQTVNHRTYHVQEADLTGLPNAPFALHTPDGEPLPQGVVTRDLIHAFYQNQMQISGGRNDGFVAWGDSGALVMGHYGDNAVNLRLWRLAEQYTLCDRFFMGAFGGSFLNHQYLVAAQPPFYPHADTSPAQYNIAVTESGRVDDPRLKLAHDSPASAMNGKPKFEGRSTLTPDFHAVNTIGPAYAPAFTQDPTDPTRADPASPNTLPPQHHKHIGDMLSAKGIDWAWYAGAFQAALDGHGDGPEGEFPDRPNFQVHHQPFNYFASLAPGTAARRQHLRDGGLGETAPGNKFVADALAGTLPPVAFYKPQGNLNMHAGYSDVEAGDRHLARVVQALQKSPQWKKMLIVITFDENGGWWDHVAPPKGDRWGPGTRIPAIIVSPWAKKGHVDHTTYDTGSIARFITRRFGLQKLPGLALREEAMLAAGGPAPGDLTAALDFGRTKRSG; encoded by the coding sequence ATGACCAGCAAGCCACCCCGCGACGACACGCCCTCCCGCACCCCCGACGCACCGCGCGATCCGCAGCGGCGACGCCTGCTCGGCGGGCTGGCGGTGGCCGGTGCCGGCCTGGCGCTGGGCGGCGAGGCGGCCCGCGCGGCGGTGGCCGCCGCCGGCGCGGAGGGTGCAGCCCCGCTCGATGACGCGGCGATGGACGCGCTGCTTCGCGAGCACATCGACCACGTGGTGGTGCTGTACGCGGAGAACCGCAGCTTCAACAACCTGTTCGCCGGCTTCCCCGGACTGGCCGAACCGCTGGAGGCGCTGCCGCCGGAGCGCGCCGTGCAGATGGATCGCGACGGCACGCCGCTGAAGACCCTGCCGCCGATCTGGCACGGCCTGGTGCCGCACGCGCAGACCGTCAACCACCGCACCTACCACGTGCAGGAGGCGGACCTCACCGGCCTGCCCAACGCGCCGTTCGCGCTGCACACGCCCGATGGCGAGCCGCTGCCCCAGGGCGTGGTGACACGCGACCTGATCCACGCGTTCTACCAGAACCAGATGCAGATCAGCGGCGGCCGCAACGACGGCTTCGTCGCCTGGGGCGACTCCGGCGCACTGGTGATGGGCCACTACGGCGACAACGCGGTGAACCTGCGGCTGTGGCGCCTGGCCGAGCAGTACACGCTGTGCGACCGCTTCTTCATGGGCGCCTTCGGCGGTTCGTTCCTCAACCACCAGTATCTGGTCGCCGCGCAGCCGCCGTTCTACCCGCACGCGGACACCAGCCCGGCGCAGTACAACATCGCGGTCACCGAAAGCGGTCGCGTCGACGACCCGCGCCTGAAGCTGGCGCACGACTCGCCGGCCAGCGCGATGAACGGCAAGCCGAAGTTCGAGGGGCGCTCCACGCTGACCCCGGACTTCCATGCCGTGAACACCATCGGCCCCGCCTACGCGCCGGCGTTCACCCAGGATCCCACCGATCCGACCCGTGCCGACCCGGCCAGCCCGAACACCCTGCCGCCGCAGCACCACAAACATATCGGCGACATGCTCTCGGCCAAGGGCATCGACTGGGCCTGGTATGCCGGCGCGTTCCAGGCCGCGCTGGACGGCCACGGCGATGGCCCCGAGGGCGAGTTCCCCGACCGGCCGAACTTCCAGGTGCACCACCAGCCGTTCAACTACTTCGCTTCGCTGGCTCCCGGCACCGCAGCACGCAGGCAGCACCTGCGCGACGGCGGCCTGGGCGAGACGGCACCCGGCAACAAGTTCGTCGCCGATGCGCTGGCCGGCACGCTGCCGCCGGTGGCGTTCTACAAGCCGCAGGGCAACCTCAACATGCACGCCGGCTACTCCGACGTGGAGGCCGGCGACCGCCACCTCGCCCGCGTGGTGCAGGCGCTGCAGAAGAGCCCGCAGTGGAAGAAGATGCTGATCGTCATCACCTTCGACGAGAACGGCGGCTGGTGGGACCACGTGGCGCCACCGAAGGGCGACCGCTGGGGTCCGGGCACGCGTATCCCGGCGATCATCGTCTCGCCGTGGGCGAAGAAGGGGCACGTCGACCACACCACCTACGACACCGGATCGATCGCCCGCTTCATCACCCGCCGTTTCGGGCTGCAGAAGCTGCCCGGGCTGGCACTGCGCGAGGAGGCCATGCTCGCCGCGGGTGGGCCGGCTCCGGGCGACCTCACCGCGGCGCTGGATTTCGGGCGGACGAAACGCAGCGGCTGA
- a CDS encoding Pr6Pr family membrane protein produces MTPRAPDPRSAPPDRRARGLALVALLAGVFALGLQFALTLATVHRQGFGAERALWIYLGYFTILTNALGALSLARLAAGHRDGLLARDEDLTAIAASLLIVGLVYNLVLRQTWHPTGWADVTDELLHVAMPLLYLATWWVAGRGQAVSRSRLLAWMAYPVVYLAYALGRAALDGRYPYPFLDVATLGWVRVLGNAALVGLAFVGIGAALAWLAARRPLRPALSGRAGPR; encoded by the coding sequence ATGACGCCCCGCGCCCCCGACCCACGCTCCGCGCCGCCGGATAGGCGCGCGCGCGGACTGGCGCTGGTGGCGCTGCTCGCCGGCGTGTTCGCGCTGGGCCTGCAGTTCGCACTGACGCTGGCGACGGTGCACCGGCAGGGCTTCGGCGCCGAGCGGGCGCTGTGGATCTACCTCGGCTACTTCACCATCCTCACCAACGCGCTTGGCGCGCTCTCGCTGGCGCGGCTGGCGGCCGGCCACCGCGACGGCCTGCTCGCCCGCGACGAGGACCTCACCGCGATTGCCGCCAGCCTGCTGATCGTCGGGCTGGTCTACAACCTCGTATTGCGTCAGACCTGGCACCCGACCGGCTGGGCCGATGTCACCGACGAGCTGCTGCACGTGGCGATGCCGCTGCTGTACCTGGCGACCTGGTGGGTCGCCGGACGCGGCCAGGCAGTCTCGCGTTCGCGCCTGCTGGCCTGGATGGCCTACCCGGTCGTGTACCTCGCGTACGCGCTCGGTCGCGCCGCGCTCGACGGCCGCTATCCGTACCCGTTCCTCGATGTGGCGACGCTGGGATGGGTACGGGTGCTGGGCAACGCGGCGCTGGTCGGCCTCGCGTTCGTCGGGATCGGCGCCGCGCTGGCCTGGCTGGCCGCGCGGCGCCCCCTGCGGCCGGCGCTCAGCGGGCGCGCAGGTCCGCGGTGA